From a region of the Methanolobus tindarius DSM 2278 genome:
- a CDS encoding DUF6884 domain-containing protein, which produces MSWEDDKIFVPFFVSDRQASLRILRGLDIPKEKKIGIMTHANTSNNFKEVIANFPCSENEYCEIIGKDCPHNKDLNKCSKGKKYAQKIITISDSGVFTKEGCMFDDYEQLFEQYEKMKVHYGIMIDHLKDKEETLKSAKLAIETYNKEKRTFKIIGVAQGNSLDEYIECYQKLKEMGFEYVAVGGLLEKRENTVRYVRIRDESFLYNVLKAIRKIDPDGWIFALGSYAQSRHYNFLEIGVQGSDYKGWIFQYKKENKDAVKGDLEARKSRFRQVRTYILDNILNKRQSFGIWPKLMILPCSKRKADFEDEIPAIERYEGQYFRIIKNYIDDFSNCDGFDIAILSAKYGLIEPMEKIENYDLKMNDSIALELNKSVIKKLKVMNKKKQYKEVAINLGETYFKAINGYEKIFGDNTELTIFEGKIGKRQQQMKKWLDTIKIN; this is translated from the coding sequence TTGAGTTGGGAAGATGATAAAATATTTGTTCCTTTTTTTGTTTCCGATAGGCAGGCCTCTCTAAGAATACTCAGAGGACTGGATATTCCTAAAGAAAAAAAAATAGGAATTATGACCCATGCAAACACCAGTAATAACTTCAAAGAAGTAATTGCAAATTTCCCTTGTTCTGAAAATGAGTATTGCGAGATAATTGGCAAAGATTGTCCCCATAATAAAGACTTGAACAAGTGCAGTAAAGGAAAAAAATATGCACAAAAAATCATCACAATTTCCGATTCCGGGGTTTTCACAAAAGAAGGATGTATGTTTGATGATTATGAGCAGCTTTTTGAGCAATATGAAAAAATGAAAGTTCATTATGGAATAATGATCGATCACCTCAAAGACAAGGAAGAGACCCTAAAAAGCGCTAAATTGGCAATTGAAACATACAACAAAGAAAAGAGAACTTTCAAAATAATAGGAGTGGCACAGGGTAATTCACTAGATGAATATATAGAATGCTATCAAAAATTAAAAGAGATGGGATTTGAGTATGTTGCTGTTGGTGGCTTATTAGAGAAAAGAGAAAATACCGTTAGATATGTCAGAATTCGGGATGAAAGTTTTCTATATAATGTTCTCAAAGCAATTCGTAAAATTGATCCAGATGGATGGATTTTTGCACTCGGTAGCTATGCACAAAGTAGGCATTATAATTTTTTAGAGATTGGAGTTCAAGGAAGCGATTACAAAGGCTGGATATTCCAATATAAGAAAGAAAATAAAGATGCTGTCAAAGGAGACCTTGAAGCACGTAAATCCAGATTTAGACAGGTCAGAACCTATATTTTGGATAATATATTGAATAAAAGGCAGTCCTTTGGAATATGGCCTAAATTAATGATATTGCCTTGCTCTAAAAGAAAAGCAGATTTTGAAGATGAAATTCCTGCTATTGAAAGATATGAAGGTCAATATTTCAGAATAATCAAAAATTATATTGATGATTTTTCAAACTGCGATGGTTTTGACATAGCAATCTTGTCAGCAAAATATGGTCTTATAGAACCTATGGAAAAAATAGAAAATTATGACCTCAAAATGAATGATTCAATTGCCTTAGAATTAAACAAATCAGTCATTAAAAAACTTAAGGTAATGAACAAGAAAAAGCAATACAAAGAAGTTGCCATCAATCTTGGTGAAACTTATTTCAAAGCTATTAATGGCTACGAGAAGATATTTGGTGATAATACAGAACTCACTATTTTTGAGGGAAAAATTGGAAAAAGGCAACAACAAATGAAAAAGTGGCTTGACACAATTAAAATTAATTAA